The DNA segment ACCGAGCCGCAGGTTAAAGCATTGATCACAGTGCTCGGTGAGGAGGCTTTGAAGCAGGCTGAAGCTATGGACGAAGCCGGACCAAGAGCTGATAAGCCGTTATGGGGTGTTCCCCTTGTTCTCAAGGATCTGCTGGCGGCCAAGGGAACCAGAACAACATGTGCTTCCAAGATTCTTGATGATTTTGTGCCGTTTTACGATGCAACCGCTGTGAGCAAATTGCGTGACGCTGGGGCGATCATCATAGGCAAAGCCAACATGGATGAATTTGCCATGGGGTCTTCCACTGAAAATTCTGCCTATTTCCAGACCCGTAATCCATGGGATACCGACAGGGTGCCCGGTGGTTCTTCCGGTGGTTCCGCTGCGACCGTGGCCGCAGGGCAGTGCTTTGCAGCCCTTGGCACTGATACCGGCGGTTCTATTAGGACCCCGGCCTCTTTTTGCGGGATTGTCGGACTCAAACCGACATATGGTCGTATTTCCCGGTTCGGACTCATAGCGTATGGCTCCTCCCTTGATCAAATCGGACCTATGACTCGGAGTGTGGAGGATGCCGCGCGGGTCTTGCAGGTCATGGCTGGACACGACCCCAAAGATTCTACGTCGGTTGAAATTGAGGTCCCGGACTATCTCGCTGCATTGGGACGTGAAAACCTTGAAGGGGTGACTATTGGTCTGCCTAAAGAGTATTGGGGCGAAGGGCTGGATGAAGAAGTCGAAGTTTCCCTCAAGGCTGCCGTGGCAAAGATGGAAGCTCTGGGGGCAAAAACAGTCCCTGTTTCACTGGGGCTGACGGATTATGCCATTGCTACTTATTATATTATTGCCATGGCTGAAGCTTCTTCGAACCTGTCCCGCTTTGATGGGGTTCGGTTTGGCCATCGCAACACCGAGGCAGAAGAACTCATTGATATGTATACCTCTAGTCGGACAGAAGGGTTCGGTGACGAAGTTCAACGTCGCATAATCATGGGAACGTATGTCCTTTCCTCTGGGTATTATGATGCCTACTACAACAAGGCGGCCAAGGTTCGCCGTCTCCTGCGCGAAGATTTTGAAAAGGCATTTGAACAGTGTGACCTCATCGCCGGTCCTGTCTTACCAACGACAGCTTTCAAAGTGGGGGACAAGGTGGACCCTCTTCAGATGTATCTCATTGATATCTTCACGATTTCAGCCAATCTTGCCGGACTCCCGGGCATGAGCCTGCCTGTCGGATTGGGCAAGACCTCTGCCATGCCGGTCGGGCTTCAGCTCATGGGGCCG comes from the Pseudodesulfovibrio piezophilus C1TLV30 genome and includes:
- the gatA gene encoding Asp-tRNA(Asn)/Glu-tRNA(Gln) amidotransferase subunit GatA, yielding MSDICKKTLSEVAAMLQTGEVKAVDAVTACLDRIKATEPQVKALITVLGEEALKQAEAMDEAGPRADKPLWGVPLVLKDLLAAKGTRTTCASKILDDFVPFYDATAVSKLRDAGAIIIGKANMDEFAMGSSTENSAYFQTRNPWDTDRVPGGSSGGSAATVAAGQCFAALGTDTGGSIRTPASFCGIVGLKPTYGRISRFGLIAYGSSLDQIGPMTRSVEDAARVLQVMAGHDPKDSTSVEIEVPDYLAALGRENLEGVTIGLPKEYWGEGLDEEVEVSLKAAVAKMEALGAKTVPVSLGLTDYAIATYYIIAMAEASSNLSRFDGVRFGHRNTEAEELIDMYTSSRTEGFGDEVQRRIIMGTYVLSSGYYDAYYNKAAKVRRLLREDFEKAFEQCDLIAGPVLPTTAFKVGDKVDPLQMYLIDIFTISANLAGLPGMSLPVGLGKTSAMPVGLQLMGPAFSEAEMLSVAECLERNIEPMGMPEL